The Streptomyces sp. NBC_01244 genome contains a region encoding:
- a CDS encoding hemolysin family protein gives MNVLQLLFALLLVLANGFFVGAEFALVSVRRSQIEPLAAGSKRARQVLYGLENLPRMMAAAQFGITMCSLTLGAVAEPTVARLLEPVFHAAHVPEGLIHPLGYAVALTAVIFLHLVIGEMVPKNLAMAAPEKTALWFSPGLVAFARVCGPVTTALGACATLILRLFKVEPKDEVEAVYTSAQLGRLLMDSRRAGLLEPVEQERLEDALELGSRPVTDVLLAPDRLVTVGPAVTPRQIEQLTVRTGYSRFPVRADSGAFMGYLHVKDVLDLEDRERAVPQRVWRRMTTVCSTLPLDDALTVMRRDATHLAQVADPSGRVLGLVAMEDVLETLVGEVRDPAHRTAPQARRPELRSEGALTG, from the coding sequence GTGAACGTCCTCCAACTGCTGTTCGCCCTGCTCCTCGTCCTGGCCAACGGCTTCTTCGTCGGCGCCGAGTTCGCCCTCGTCTCCGTCCGCCGCAGCCAGATCGAACCCCTGGCGGCCGGCTCCAAGCGGGCCCGCCAGGTGCTGTACGGCCTGGAGAACCTGCCGCGCATGATGGCCGCCGCGCAGTTCGGCATCACCATGTGCTCGCTGACCCTCGGAGCGGTCGCCGAGCCCACCGTGGCCCGGCTCCTGGAGCCCGTCTTCCACGCCGCCCACGTGCCCGAGGGCCTGATCCACCCGCTGGGCTACGCGGTGGCCCTCACGGCGGTGATCTTCCTGCACCTGGTCATCGGCGAGATGGTCCCCAAGAACCTCGCCATGGCCGCCCCCGAGAAGACGGCCCTGTGGTTCAGTCCCGGACTGGTCGCCTTCGCGCGGGTCTGCGGACCGGTCACCACGGCGCTGGGCGCCTGCGCGACGCTGATCCTGAGGCTCTTCAAGGTGGAGCCCAAGGACGAGGTCGAGGCCGTCTACACCTCCGCCCAGCTGGGCCGCCTGCTCATGGACTCCCGGCGGGCCGGTCTGCTGGAGCCGGTGGAACAGGAGCGGCTGGAGGACGCGCTGGAACTGGGCAGCCGCCCGGTCACCGACGTCCTCCTCGCCCCGGACCGGCTGGTCACGGTCGGCCCGGCCGTCACCCCGCGCCAGATCGAGCAGCTCACGGTCCGCACCGGGTACTCCCGCTTCCCCGTGCGCGCCGACAGCGGTGCCTTCATGGGCTACCTGCACGTGAAGGACGTCCTGGACCTGGAGGACCGGGAACGGGCCGTACCCCAGCGGGTCTGGCGCCGCATGACCACGGTGTGCTCCACGCTCCCGCTGGACGACGCCCTGACGGTGATGCGACGCGACGCGACCCACCTGGCGCAGGTCGCCGACCCCTCGGGCAGGGTCCTCGGCCTGGTCGCCATGGAGGACGTCCTGGAAACCCTGGTCGGTGAGGTCCGCGACCCCGCGCACCGCACGGCGCCGCAGGCCCGCAGGCCCGAACTCCGCTCGGAGGGGGCGCTCACCGGCTGA
- a CDS encoding AAA family ATPase, which produces MDFAAHGSSAHAPAELAWLRGVDACTMGAYPQAEEEFRTAVRLDPAMADGWLGLHALRVDTTNALLRMYAHRDRFGEQRARHRRTLNSWYWLGWWVQPVLETRRDLLLAHASHWLDGRHVPELDQALAALPPVDADPHVRFLHACRAYLVKDWEQLVRSTESLVDDPLLGIEAGLFGGMARVRLEMYGQAEPLLAASLMRCRSEQPQRKELRYWLARAHEGTGRSAAALPLYRAVHRVDPAFMDTAARLTAIEDSEDADGLAGYASGAGYEAFGGHGAAPSGGDFAAVALGGGPVQGLAADGQPDPDPLTAADPPEPRHGPGAPGPGAGLPAGARRKASLPAQPGPVGLPAGPADPAALAEALAELERMVGLEPVKRQVKALSAQLHMARLRTGQGLPVQPPKRHFVFSGPSGTGKTTVARILGRVFYALGLLGGDHLVEAGRADLVGEFLGQTAVKANELIDSAIGGVLFVDEAYSLSNSGYSKGDAYGDEALQVLLKRAEDNRDHLVVILAGYPAGMDRLLATNPGLSSRFTTRVDFPSYRPLELTSIGGVLADANGDRWDEEALEELRSISGHVVEQGWIDELGNGRFLRTLYEKSCAYRDLRLAGFAGDPSRDDLSTLRLADLMQAYGEVLSGRGPQERPEPPPL; this is translated from the coding sequence ATGGACTTCGCCGCGCACGGCAGCAGCGCGCACGCCCCGGCCGAACTCGCCTGGCTGCGAGGAGTGGACGCCTGCACGATGGGCGCCTACCCGCAGGCCGAGGAGGAGTTCCGGACGGCCGTACGACTCGATCCCGCGATGGCGGATGGCTGGCTGGGCCTGCACGCGCTCCGCGTCGACACCACGAACGCGTTATTGCGCATGTACGCCCACCGGGACCGCTTCGGGGAACAGCGGGCCCGTCACCGGCGGACGCTGAACTCCTGGTACTGGCTGGGCTGGTGGGTGCAGCCGGTACTGGAGACCAGGCGGGACCTGCTGCTGGCGCACGCCTCGCACTGGCTGGACGGACGCCACGTCCCCGAGCTGGACCAGGCGCTGGCGGCCCTGCCGCCCGTGGACGCCGATCCGCACGTCCGCTTCCTGCACGCCTGCCGGGCCTACCTGGTCAAGGACTGGGAGCAATTGGTGCGCTCCACCGAATCGCTGGTCGACGATCCGCTCCTGGGCATCGAGGCGGGCCTGTTCGGCGGGATGGCCCGGGTCCGGCTGGAAATGTACGGGCAGGCGGAGCCGCTGCTGGCGGCCTCGCTGATGCGCTGCCGCAGCGAGCAGCCCCAGCGCAAGGAGCTGCGGTACTGGCTGGCGCGGGCGCACGAGGGAACAGGGCGCAGCGCGGCGGCGCTGCCGCTGTACCGGGCGGTGCACCGGGTGGACCCGGCGTTCATGGACACGGCGGCCCGGCTGACGGCGATCGAGGACAGCGAGGACGCCGACGGCCTGGCCGGATACGCGAGCGGCGCCGGCTACGAGGCCTTCGGCGGGCACGGAGCGGCCCCGTCGGGCGGGGACTTCGCGGCGGTGGCGCTGGGCGGCGGTCCGGTCCAGGGGCTCGCGGCGGACGGACAGCCGGATCCGGACCCGCTGACGGCGGCCGACCCGCCGGAGCCGCGGCACGGCCCGGGGGCGCCGGGGCCCGGCGCGGGCCTGCCGGCCGGCGCACGGCGCAAGGCCTCGCTGCCCGCGCAGCCGGGACCGGTGGGACTGCCGGCCGGGCCGGCGGATCCGGCGGCGCTGGCCGAGGCGCTCGCGGAGCTGGAGCGGATGGTGGGCCTGGAGCCGGTCAAACGGCAGGTGAAGGCGCTCTCCGCACAGCTGCACATGGCCAGGCTGCGGACGGGGCAGGGGCTGCCGGTGCAGCCGCCGAAACGGCACTTCGTCTTCTCCGGTCCCTCGGGCACGGGCAAGACCACGGTGGCGCGGATCCTGGGCCGGGTCTTCTACGCGCTGGGCCTGCTCGGCGGCGATCACCTCGTGGAGGCCGGGCGCGCGGACCTGGTCGGAGAGTTCCTCGGGCAGACCGCGGTGAAGGCGAACGAGCTGATCGACTCGGCGATCGGCGGGGTGCTGTTCGTGGACGAGGCGTACAGCCTCTCCAACTCCGGGTACAGCAAGGGCGACGCGTACGGCGACGAGGCCCTTCAGGTGCTGCTGAAGCGGGCGGAGGACAACCGCGACCACCTGGTGGTGATCCTGGCGGGCTATCCGGCGGGGATGGACCGGCTGCTCGCCACGAATCCGGGGCTGTCCTCGCGGTTCACCACACGGGTGGACTTCCCCAGCTACCGGCCGCTGGAACTCACCTCGATCGGCGGGGTCCTGGCGGACGCCAACGGCGACCGGTGGGACGAGGAGGCGCTGGAGGAGCTGCGGAGCATCAGCGGGCACGTGGTGGAGCAGGGGTGGATCGACGAGCTGGGCAACGGACGGTTCCTGCGCACGCTGTACGAGAAGAGCTGCGCGTACCGGGACCTGCGTCTGGCCGGCTTCGCGGGTGATCCCTCGCGGGACGATCTGTCCACCCTGCGGCTGGCGGACCTGATGCAGGCGTACGGGGAGGTCCTGTCGGGCCGGGGCCCCCAGGAGCGGCCGGAGCCGCCGCCGCTGTGA
- a CDS encoding PH domain-containing protein, producing MADATAQPAPPALPVTFRPTRTRAVLLGVGAAMFVTITAIALTLETLHPGERIAFVFTAALLSSVLVLLSRPKVVADETGVTVVNLTTTRRLEWAQILRVNLRPGDAWVFLDLSDGTSLPALGIQPGVAKAQAIGDARALRALAEAHGTGSKND from the coding sequence ATGGCCGACGCCACCGCCCAGCCCGCACCGCCCGCCCTGCCGGTCACCTTCCGGCCGACCCGCACCCGGGCCGTCCTGTTGGGCGTGGGCGCCGCCATGTTCGTCACGATCACCGCGATCGCGCTGACCCTCGAAACCCTGCACCCCGGTGAGCGGATCGCCTTCGTCTTCACCGCGGCCCTGCTCTCCTCCGTCCTCGTCCTGCTCAGCCGCCCCAAGGTGGTCGCCGACGAGACCGGGGTCACGGTCGTCAACCTCACCACCACCCGCCGCCTGGAGTGGGCGCAGATCCTGCGCGTCAACCTCCGCCCCGGCGACGCCTGGGTGTTCCTCGACCTGAGCGACGGCACCAGCCTGCCCGCCCTCGGCATCCAGCCCGGAGTCGCCAAGGCCCAGGCGATCGGCGACGCCCGCGCCCTGCGCGCCCTGGCCGAAGCCCACGGAACCGGTTCAAAGAACGACTGA
- a CDS encoding phosphoribosyl-ATP diphosphatase gives MANKTPKSFEELFTELQLKANGDPSTSRTAELVGKGVHAIGKKVVEEAAEVWMAAEYEGKEAAAEEISQLLYHVQVMMVARGISLEDVYAHL, from the coding sequence ATGGCGAACAAAACCCCCAAGAGCTTCGAAGAGCTCTTCACCGAGCTCCAGCTCAAGGCCAACGGTGACCCCAGCACCTCCCGTACCGCCGAGCTGGTCGGCAAGGGCGTCCATGCCATCGGCAAGAAGGTCGTCGAGGAGGCCGCCGAAGTCTGGATGGCCGCCGAGTACGAGGGCAAGGAAGCCGCCGCGGAGGAGATCTCCCAGCTGCTCTACCACGTCCAGGTGATGATGGTGGCGCGCGGGATCTCCCTCGAGGACGTCTACGCACACCTCTAG
- a CDS encoding hemolysin family protein translates to MTIPLLLLVAAFALILANGFFVAAEFGLVTVERPEAERAAAEGDRRARTVVAALRELSFQLSGTQLGITITSLVVGMLAEPALAALLAGPLEATGLPKGAVPGVAVVIGMLLASAVQMVVGELVPKNWAVSRPLQVARFVAGPQHVFSRVFRPVIAGLNAVANRLVRALGVEPTEEMASARTPGELVSLVRHSAQAGALEQDTADLFVRTLSLGELTAQLVMTPRVKVSALQHTATAADVLNLTRATGLSRFPVYRERIDEITGVVHLKDALAVPESERARTSVSGICVAPMLVPGSLPVQPLLERLRSEQPMAVVVDEYGGTAGVVTLEDIVEELVGEVRDEHDLAEDGSPELAPVPAEDGRPSWEADGSCRVQTLRRIGLEVPEGPYETVAGLVADLLGRIPAPGDRAELPGWKLSVRQVRRYRAERVRLVRTAPAGPGAPGSDGRGFDRFGPVPAAPAELARVGGR, encoded by the coding sequence ATGACCATCCCGCTACTCCTGCTCGTGGCGGCTTTCGCCCTGATCCTCGCCAACGGTTTCTTCGTGGCAGCCGAATTCGGCCTCGTCACCGTCGAGAGACCCGAGGCCGAACGCGCCGCGGCCGAGGGCGACCGCCGTGCCCGCACGGTCGTCGCAGCCCTGCGGGAGCTGTCCTTCCAGCTCTCCGGCACCCAGCTAGGCATCACCATCACCTCCCTCGTGGTCGGCATGCTCGCCGAGCCCGCCCTCGCCGCCCTGCTGGCCGGGCCGCTCGAAGCGACCGGCCTCCCCAAGGGCGCCGTACCCGGCGTGGCCGTCGTCATCGGCATGCTGCTCGCCTCCGCCGTCCAGATGGTCGTCGGCGAGCTCGTCCCGAAGAACTGGGCCGTCTCCCGGCCGCTGCAGGTGGCCCGTTTCGTGGCCGGCCCGCAGCACGTCTTCTCCCGGGTCTTCCGGCCGGTCATCGCGGGCCTCAACGCCGTCGCCAACCGGCTCGTCCGGGCGCTCGGCGTGGAGCCCACCGAAGAGATGGCCTCCGCCCGCACCCCCGGCGAACTGGTCTCCCTGGTCCGCCATTCGGCCCAGGCCGGCGCCCTGGAACAGGACACCGCCGACCTCTTCGTACGGACCCTCTCGCTGGGCGAGCTCACGGCGCAGCTGGTCATGACCCCCCGGGTCAAGGTCAGCGCCCTCCAGCACACGGCCACCGCGGCCGACGTGCTCAACCTGACCCGCGCCACGGGCCTGTCCCGCTTCCCCGTCTACCGCGAGCGCATCGACGAGATCACCGGGGTCGTCCACCTCAAGGACGCCCTCGCCGTGCCCGAGTCCGAGCGCGCCCGCACCAGCGTCAGCGGGATCTGCGTGGCACCGATGCTGGTGCCCGGCTCCCTGCCGGTGCAGCCGCTGCTGGAACGGCTGCGCAGCGAACAGCCCATGGCCGTGGTCGTCGACGAGTACGGCGGCACCGCCGGCGTCGTCACCCTGGAGGACATCGTGGAGGAGCTCGTCGGCGAAGTCCGCGACGAGCACGACCTCGCGGAGGACGGCAGCCCCGAACTGGCCCCCGTACCCGCCGAGGACGGCCGCCCCTCCTGGGAGGCCGACGGGAGCTGCCGCGTGCAGACCCTGCGCCGGATAGGCCTGGAGGTCCCCGAAGGCCCGTACGAGACCGTCGCCGGGCTCGTCGCCGACCTGCTCGGCCGCATCCCCGCCCCCGGGGACCGTGCGGAACTGCCCGGCTGGAAGCTCTCCGTGCGACAGGTCCGCCGCTACCGCGCCGAGCGGGTCCGCCTCGTGCGCACCGCCCCCGCGGGCCCCGGCGCACCGGGATCCGACGGGCGCGGCTTCGACCGGTTCGGCCCGGTACCCGCCGCCCCCGCCGAGCTGGCACGGGTGGGTGGCCGGTGA
- the ribH gene encoding 6,7-dimethyl-8-ribityllumazine synthase, translated as MSGKGAPELSVKNCGDLRVAVIAAQWHEKVMDGLVDGALRALHELGIDEPTLLRVPGSFELPVVAKVLAGRGYDAIVALGVVIRGGTPHFDYVCQGVTQGLVQVSIDTGVPVGFGVLTCDNDEQALDRAGLEGSNEDKGHEAVTAAVSTAMTLRTVSEPWRQ; from the coding sequence GTGAGCGGCAAGGGCGCACCCGAACTGAGCGTGAAGAACTGCGGAGACCTGCGCGTCGCAGTGATCGCGGCCCAGTGGCACGAGAAGGTCATGGACGGCCTGGTGGACGGCGCCCTGCGGGCCCTGCACGAGCTGGGGATCGACGAGCCCACCCTGCTGCGCGTCCCGGGCAGCTTCGAGCTCCCGGTCGTGGCGAAGGTACTCGCCGGTCGCGGTTACGATGCCATCGTCGCCCTCGGCGTGGTCATCCGCGGCGGCACCCCGCACTTCGACTACGTCTGCCAGGGCGTCACCCAGGGCCTGGTACAGGTGTCGATCGACACCGGAGTCCCCGTCGGCTTCGGCGTACTGACCTGCGACAACGACGAGCAGGCGCTGGACCGCGCCGGGCTCGAGGGGTCGAACGAGGACAAGGGGCACGAAGCGGTCACCGCCGCCGTCTCCACCGCCATGACCCTGCGGACCGTCAGCGAACCCTGGCGCCAGTAG
- a CDS encoding bifunctional 3,4-dihydroxy-2-butanone-4-phosphate synthase/GTP cyclohydrolase II: MTSSNPVLKPVPDVELETFRLDPVEQAIRDIAAGRPVVVVDDEDRENEGDLVIAAEKATPEIIAFMMSECRGLICAPLEGDELERLELPQMVQHNTESMQTAFTVSVDASGAHGVTTGISAADRATTLRLLADGVSGPEDFVRPGHVFPLRAKPGGVLVRNGHTEAAVDLARLAGLRPAGAIVEIAGEDGVMLRLPELIPFARKHGLTIISIEDLIAYRRSAEPTVRREAQVSLPTSFGHFTAYGFRSTVDGVEHVALVHGEIGDGEDVLVRMHSECLTGDIFQSQRCDCGPQLHTAMERVQAAGRGVIVYLRGHEGRGIGLLSKLRAYELQERGRDTLDANLELGLPADARDYGAGAQMLADLGVHSVRLLTNNPEKSAALISHGIKVSDREPMPMEAGEHNLRYLRTKRDRMGHDLPWLDGATTTSACGNQ; this comes from the coding sequence ATGACCTCCTCGAACCCCGTCCTGAAGCCCGTGCCCGACGTCGAGCTGGAGACGTTCCGGCTCGACCCCGTCGAGCAGGCCATCCGCGACATCGCGGCCGGCCGCCCGGTGGTCGTCGTCGACGACGAGGACCGCGAGAACGAGGGCGACCTCGTCATCGCGGCCGAGAAGGCCACCCCGGAGATCATCGCGTTCATGATGAGCGAGTGCCGCGGCCTGATCTGCGCCCCCCTGGAGGGCGACGAGCTGGAGCGGCTCGAACTCCCGCAGATGGTCCAGCACAACACCGAGTCGATGCAGACCGCCTTCACGGTCTCCGTCGACGCGAGCGGCGCCCACGGCGTCACCACCGGCATCTCGGCCGCCGACCGCGCCACCACCCTGCGGCTGCTGGCCGACGGGGTCTCGGGCCCCGAGGACTTCGTCCGCCCCGGGCACGTCTTCCCGCTGCGCGCCAAGCCCGGCGGCGTCCTGGTCCGCAACGGCCACACCGAGGCCGCCGTCGACCTCGCCCGCCTCGCGGGCCTGCGCCCGGCCGGCGCCATCGTGGAGATCGCCGGCGAGGACGGGGTGATGCTGCGGCTGCCCGAGCTGATCCCCTTCGCCCGCAAGCACGGCCTGACGATCATCTCCATCGAGGACCTGATCGCCTACCGCCGCTCCGCCGAGCCGACCGTGCGCCGCGAGGCCCAGGTCAGCCTGCCGACCTCCTTCGGCCACTTCACCGCGTACGGGTTCCGCTCCACCGTCGACGGCGTCGAGCACGTCGCCCTCGTCCACGGAGAGATCGGCGACGGCGAGGACGTCCTGGTCCGGATGCACTCCGAGTGCCTGACCGGGGACATCTTCCAGTCGCAGCGCTGCGACTGCGGCCCCCAGCTGCACACCGCCATGGAGCGGGTCCAGGCGGCCGGCCGCGGTGTGATCGTCTACCTGCGCGGTCACGAGGGCCGCGGCATCGGCCTGCTGTCGAAGCTGCGCGCGTACGAGCTCCAGGAGCGCGGCCGCGACACCCTCGACGCCAACCTGGAGCTGGGCCTGCCCGCCGACGCCCGCGACTACGGGGCCGGCGCGCAGATGCTCGCCGACCTCGGCGTCCACAGCGTCCGGCTGCTGACCAACAACCCCGAGAAGTCGGCGGCCCTCATCAGCCACGGCATCAAGGTTTCCGACCGGGAGCCGATGCCCATGGAGGCGGGCGAGCACAACCTGCGCTACCTGCGCACCAAGCGGGACCGGATGGGTCACGACCTGCCCTGGCTGGACGGGGCCACGACCACGTCCGCCTGCGGCAACCAGTAA
- the hisG gene encoding ATP phosphoribosyltransferase, with the protein MLRIAVPNKGSLSGPASAMLHEAGYRMRKESKELVVVDPDNEVEFFYLRPKDIAIYVSSGKLDIGITGRDLLLDSGASAEEILPLNFGRSTFRYATIPGTAKGPEDFHGMTIATSYEGIVAKHLADQGIEASVVHLDGAVETAIQLGVAQIIADVVETGTSLRNAGLEVIGEPIMTSEAVVIRGNGTDPEDPRAQQFLRRLQGVLVARSYVMMDYDCRAEHLERAVALTPGLESPTVSPLHNEGWVAVRAMVPAKEAQRIMDDLYELGARAILTTSIHACRL; encoded by the coding sequence ATGCTGCGCATCGCCGTCCCCAACAAGGGTTCACTCTCCGGACCGGCGTCGGCGATGCTCCATGAGGCCGGCTACCGGATGCGCAAGGAGTCCAAGGAGCTCGTGGTCGTCGACCCCGACAACGAGGTGGAGTTCTTCTACCTCCGCCCCAAGGACATCGCGATCTACGTGTCCTCCGGCAAGCTCGACATCGGCATCACCGGCCGCGACCTGCTGCTCGACTCCGGCGCCAGCGCCGAGGAGATCCTGCCGCTGAACTTCGGCCGCTCCACCTTCCGCTACGCCACCATCCCCGGCACCGCGAAGGGCCCCGAGGACTTCCACGGGATGACCATCGCGACCTCGTACGAGGGAATCGTCGCGAAGCACCTCGCCGACCAGGGCATCGAGGCCTCCGTCGTCCACCTCGACGGCGCGGTCGAGACCGCCATCCAGCTCGGCGTCGCCCAGATCATCGCCGACGTCGTCGAAACCGGCACCAGCCTGCGCAACGCCGGACTGGAGGTCATCGGCGAGCCGATCATGACCTCCGAGGCCGTCGTCATCCGCGGCAACGGCACCGACCCCGAGGACCCCAGGGCCCAGCAGTTCCTGCGCCGCCTCCAGGGCGTCCTGGTCGCCCGCAGCTACGTGATGATGGACTACGACTGCCGCGCCGAGCACCTGGAGCGCGCGGTCGCCCTCACCCCGGGCCTGGAGTCGCCGACCGTCTCCCCGCTGCACAACGAGGGCTGGGTCGCCGTCCGTGCCATGGTCCCCGCCAAGGAGGCCCAGCGGATCATGGACGACCTGTACGAGCTCGGCGCGCGCGCGATCCTCACCACCTCGATCCACGCCTGCCGCCTCTGA
- a CDS encoding nicotinamide mononucleotide transporter family protein gives MSALTWLNTEAFEIFDQKVIWSDMIGNLIGLGALALGWRRSIWTWPAQLLSGLILVGAYASAHLSGGVGKQLLVIGVAVWGWRAWQRGKQDAQDGSIAVRTASWKERGLLLAGAAAGTLAVGGLFTLYPSLSWSPWADAYIFVGTIVAMVAQARGLVEFWFAWLLVDLVGVPLAFNSGLAFSGLVYVVYFALVVWGAYDWYQRSRTTTAPALEGATA, from the coding sequence GTGAGCGCCCTGACCTGGCTCAACACCGAGGCCTTCGAGATCTTCGACCAGAAGGTCATCTGGTCCGACATGATCGGAAACCTGATCGGCCTGGGCGCCCTCGCGCTCGGCTGGCGGCGCTCCATATGGACCTGGCCCGCCCAGCTCCTCTCCGGCCTGATCCTCGTCGGCGCCTACGCCTCCGCCCACCTCTCCGGCGGGGTCGGCAAGCAGCTCCTCGTCATCGGCGTGGCCGTGTGGGGCTGGCGCGCCTGGCAGCGCGGCAAGCAGGACGCCCAGGACGGCTCGATCGCCGTCCGCACCGCCTCCTGGAAGGAGCGCGGCCTCCTGCTGGCCGGCGCGGCCGCCGGGACCCTGGCCGTCGGCGGACTGTTCACCCTCTACCCGAGCCTGTCGTGGAGCCCGTGGGCCGACGCCTACATCTTCGTCGGCACCATCGTCGCCATGGTCGCCCAGGCCCGAGGCCTGGTCGAGTTCTGGTTCGCCTGGCTCCTCGTGGACCTGGTCGGCGTCCCCCTCGCCTTCAACAGCGGACTGGCCTTCTCCGGCCTCGTCTACGTCGTGTACTTCGCCCTCGTCGTCTGGGGCGCCTACGACTGGTACCAGCGCTCGCGCACCACCACCGCCCCGGCTCTGGAAGGAGCAACGGCATGA
- a CDS encoding riboflavin synthase → MFTGIVEELGEVVAVEELAEASRFRLRGPVVTEDAKHGDSIAVNGVCLTVVETGDGEFTADVMQETLNRSSLGALAQGSRVNLERPMELGGRLGGHLVQGHVDGTGEIISRTPSEHWEIVKVALPENLSRYVVEKGSITVDGVSLTVVEAAADWFTISLIPTTLALTTLGIKKPGDPVNLEVDVLAKYVERLLAAGVTPLASNLPHGTGESK, encoded by the coding sequence GTGTTCACCGGAATCGTCGAAGAACTGGGCGAAGTCGTCGCCGTCGAGGAGCTCGCCGAAGCCTCCCGCTTCCGCCTGCGCGGCCCGGTCGTCACCGAGGACGCCAAGCACGGGGACTCCATCGCCGTGAACGGCGTCTGCCTGACGGTCGTGGAGACCGGTGACGGCGAGTTCACCGCCGACGTCATGCAGGAGACCCTGAACCGCTCCAGCCTCGGCGCCCTCGCCCAGGGCTCCCGGGTCAACCTGGAGCGCCCGATGGAGCTCGGCGGACGGCTCGGCGGCCACCTGGTCCAGGGGCACGTGGACGGAACCGGCGAGATCATCTCGCGGACCCCCTCCGAGCACTGGGAGATCGTCAAGGTCGCCCTCCCGGAGAACCTCTCCCGCTACGTCGTCGAGAAGGGCTCCATCACGGTCGACGGCGTCAGCCTGACCGTGGTCGAGGCCGCCGCCGACTGGTTCACCATCAGCCTCATCCCCACCACCCTCGCGCTGACCACCCTGGGCATCAAGAAGCCCGGTGACCCGGTCAACCTCGAGGTGGACGTCCTGGCCAAGTACGTGGAGCGGCTGCTGGCCGCCGGCGTCACCCCCCTGGCCTCGAACCTGCCGCACGGTACGGGGGAGTCGAAGTGA
- a CDS encoding uridine kinase family protein: MEDQSSLQPLAREILALPPSLGPVRLVGIDGHAGSGKTTFAGALAEALGGVPVLRLDDVATHEELFGWVGRLRAQVLEPLAAGRAAHWAPYDWVERRFGPEQVLEPAPVLLVEGVGAGRRALRPHLARLLWMETPRVKSWGRGRDRDGRELSDFWDGWERAELAHFSDDPSRPFADTLVRQSGTGYEWTSGAAGVAGTDARVTEGDGSPQG; encoded by the coding sequence GTGGAAGACCAGTCGTCACTTCAGCCCCTCGCGCGCGAGATCCTCGCCCTGCCACCCTCCCTCGGCCCCGTCCGCCTCGTCGGGATCGACGGGCACGCCGGGTCCGGGAAGACCACCTTCGCGGGGGCGCTCGCCGAGGCGCTGGGCGGGGTTCCCGTGTTGCGGCTGGACGATGTGGCCACGCACGAGGAGCTGTTCGGCTGGGTGGGGCGGCTGCGGGCTCAGGTGCTGGAGCCGCTCGCCGCGGGGCGGGCCGCGCACTGGGCACCGTACGACTGGGTCGAGCGGCGGTTCGGGCCCGAGCAGGTGCTGGAGCCGGCTCCGGTGCTGCTCGTGGAGGGGGTCGGCGCCGGACGGCGCGCCCTGCGCCCGCACCTGGCGCGGCTGCTGTGGATGGAAACCCCGCGCGTGAAGTCCTGGGGGCGCGGGCGCGACCGGGACGGGCGTGAACTTTCCGACTTCTGGGACGGATGGGAGCGCGCGGAGCTCGCGCACTTCTCGGATGACCCTTCGCGCCCCTTCGCGGACACCCTGGTGCGGCAGAGCGGTACGGGATACGAGTGGACTTCCGGGGCGGCTGGGGTGGCTGGAACCGATGCCCGAGTGACTGAGGGTGACGGGTCCCCCCAGGGCTGA